One segment of Cynocephalus volans isolate mCynVol1 chromosome 8, mCynVol1.pri, whole genome shotgun sequence DNA contains the following:
- the P3R3URF gene encoding PIK3R3 upstream open reading frame protein — translation MGPSQFVHALRHRGMRSPYRRPGMGWPRPRFPRMFKCSSRRYRQKPQGPAATSAATSLATQVMNINNNHTATTSVWILPPQVLRHFFQPGSFLIL, via the exons ATGGGGCCCTCTCAGTTTGTTCATGCCCTTCGGCACCGGGGCATGAGGTCCCCCTACCGGAGGCCAGGTATGGGCTGGCCCCGACCCCGGTTTCCCAGGATGTTCAAGTGTAGCAGCAGAAGGTACCGGCAGAAACCTCAAGGCCCAGCTGCCACCAGTGCAGCCACCAGTCTTGCCACTCAGGTCATGAATATCAACAACAACCACACTGCCACCACCAGTGTGTGGATCCTCCCACCTCAAG tTCTGAGACACTTCTTTCAGCCTGGGAGCTTTCTGATCCTCTAG
- the TSPAN1 gene encoding tetraspanin-1 — MQCFSFIKTMMFLFNLLIFLCGVALLAVGIWVSIDGSSFLKIFGSLSSSVMQFVNVGYFLIAAGAVLFALGFLGCYGAHAENKCALMMFFSILLIIFIAEVAAAVVALVYTTVAENFLTMLVVPAIKKDYGSQKDFTQVWNLTMEGLKCCGFNNYTDFINSPYYEQHGTFPPYCCSDNVNGTATEPCSMNEAENSDVQGCFKQLLYDIRTNAATVGGVAAGIAVLELAAMIVSMYVYSNLK, encoded by the exons ATGCAgtgtttcagtttcattaagacCATGATGTTCCTCTTCAATTTGCTCATCTTT CTGTGTGGTGTGGCCCTATTGGCAGTGGGCATCTGGGTGTCGATTGATGGGTCATCCTTCCTGAAGATCTTCGGGTCGCTGTCGTCCAGTGTCATGCAGTTTGTCAACGTGGGCTACTTCCTCATCGCGGCTGGCGCTGTGCTCTTTGCTCTTGGTTTCCTGGGCTGCTACGGTGCTCATGCTGAGAACAAGTGTGCCCTTATGATG TTCTTCTCCATCCTCCTCATCATCTTCATTGCTGAGGTTGCAGCTGCTGTGGTTGCCTTGGTGTATACAACAGTG GCTGAGAATTTCCTGACGATGCTGGTAGTGCCTGCCATCAAGAAAGACTATGGTTCTCAGAAGGACTTCACCCAAGTGTGGAATCTCACCATGGAAGGG CTCAAGTGCTGTGGCTTCAACAACTACACGGATTTTATAAACTCACCCTACTACGAGCAGCACGGAACATTTCCTCCATACTGTTGCAGCGACAATGTCAACGGCACAGCCACGGAACCCTGCTCCATGAACGAGGCTGAGAACAGTGATGTACAG GGTTGCTTCAAACAGCTTCTGTATGACATCCGAACCAATGCAGCCACTGTGGGTGGTGTGGCAGCTGGAATTGCGGTCCTGGAG CTGGCTGCCATGATTGTATCCATGTACGTGTACAGTAATCTGAAATAA